In one window of Cytophagaceae bacterium ABcell3 DNA:
- a CDS encoding GAF domain-containing sensor histidine kinase, which yields MKKIRKLPIPKNEQKRLESILDYDFLDAHYEKDLDQLTTFASKLFNVPIVLITIIDEKRQWFKSNHGLSVKETERSISFCQYTIMGEDIFEIENTHKDDRFSSNPLVTHEPEIRFYAGTPLINEKGYAMGSLALIDKQPRKLSEEEKKNLKLLGKQVIVFFELTMNKKALEKEKELLEKRVIERTQEINKQYEELEIRDKKLVSLNNELSRFIYKLSHDLLGPIKSLQGLTNLALDQVNQEEVKNYLQLLKKTEDKLDRTIISLVKLISVREPCKFKTIEWEEAINNTIKRVKKRFPEHEVQYKTTISATKPLTSDQALIEVMLEEFFANSILYNYSTTPQIDIQIFDSKDGIAIEISDNGIGLREEDKAHIFEMFYKTEKSSGSGLGLYLAKNIIDKMEGEVTAETLKNSGTKFSINIPT from the coding sequence ATGAAGAAAATCAGAAAGCTTCCCATTCCTAAAAATGAGCAGAAAAGGTTAGAGTCCATACTTGATTACGACTTTTTAGATGCACACTATGAAAAAGACCTGGATCAATTAACCACTTTTGCCTCAAAATTATTCAATGTACCCATTGTTCTTATTACAATCATCGATGAAAAAAGACAATGGTTCAAGTCAAACCACGGGCTTTCAGTAAAAGAAACAGAAAGAAGCATTTCCTTTTGCCAATACACCATAATGGGTGAGGATATTTTCGAAATTGAAAACACCCACAAAGATGATCGCTTTTCGAGTAATCCGCTGGTAACCCATGAGCCTGAAATTCGGTTCTATGCAGGCACTCCTTTAATTAATGAAAAAGGATACGCCATGGGCTCATTGGCTTTAATAGACAAACAGCCACGAAAGCTTTCGGAAGAAGAGAAAAAAAACCTGAAGTTGTTAGGCAAGCAGGTTATCGTTTTTTTTGAATTAACCATGAACAAAAAAGCCCTTGAAAAAGAAAAAGAGCTTTTAGAAAAGCGGGTCATTGAAAGGACTCAAGAAATCAACAAACAGTATGAAGAACTGGAAATCAGAGACAAAAAACTGGTTTCCCTTAACAATGAACTTAGCCGATTTATTTATAAACTGTCCCACGATTTATTAGGCCCAATAAAATCGCTACAAGGGTTAACAAATTTAGCACTTGACCAAGTAAACCAAGAAGAGGTTAAAAATTACTTACAACTCCTAAAGAAAACTGAAGACAAATTAGACCGTACAATCATAAGTCTTGTCAAGCTTATTTCCGTGCGCGAACCTTGTAAGTTTAAAACCATTGAATGGGAAGAAGCAATAAACAACACTATTAAAAGGGTTAAAAAGCGGTTTCCCGAACATGAAGTACAGTACAAAACAACAATTTCTGCCACCAAACCATTAACTTCGGATCAAGCTTTGATAGAAGTAATGCTAGAAGAATTTTTTGCCAATAGCATACTTTACAACTATTCTACTACCCCCCAGATCGATATCCAAATCTTTGACAGTAAAGATGGTATAGCTATAGAAATATCAGATAATGGCATAGGGCTGAGAGAAGAAGACAAAGCCCACATCTTCGAAATGTTTTATAAAACAGAAAAGTCGTCAGGCAGTGGTTTGGGACTTTATCTAGCCAAAAACATTATAGATAAAATGGAGGGAGAAGTTACAGCTGAAACATTAAAAAATTCCGGAACGAAATTTTCAATAAACATTCCGACATAA
- the surE gene encoding 5'/3'-nucleotidase SurE, with amino-acid sequence MRILISNDDGIYSPGILALAEVAKKFGEVRIVAPDVEQSSMSHAVTAYRPLTYKHTPIQGGFEAYRVNGTPADCVSLGISQWDNVDVVLSGINLGPNLGNSIWHSGTLAAAKQATLLGVRGIAFSVPVSKDEPEFDNVIPFVEQVLEELLKEKTPDLINVNLPENPRDIMYTRQSVRHYDGKVVEDRDPMGRQHFWFTVTPLEATEEGTDRWAVENNYVSITPLRIDLTDGRKLENMKKYHKIDVC; translated from the coding sequence ATGAGAATTTTGATATCAAATGATGATGGAATTTACAGCCCGGGGATTCTTGCACTGGCAGAAGTGGCCAAAAAGTTCGGTGAAGTCCGGATTGTTGCACCGGATGTTGAACAGTCTTCTATGAGCCATGCTGTAACAGCTTATCGGCCGTTGACATATAAGCACACGCCTATTCAAGGAGGATTTGAAGCATATAGGGTCAATGGTACACCTGCCGATTGTGTTTCTTTGGGGATCTCGCAGTGGGATAACGTAGATGTGGTTCTTTCTGGAATTAATTTAGGGCCAAATTTAGGAAACTCTATATGGCATTCTGGAACGCTTGCCGCTGCGAAACAAGCGACTCTTTTAGGAGTAAGGGGAATTGCTTTTAGTGTACCGGTTTCTAAAGATGAACCAGAATTTGACAATGTTATACCATTTGTCGAGCAAGTTCTAGAAGAGTTGTTGAAAGAAAAAACGCCAGACTTGATCAATGTTAACCTTCCTGAAAATCCACGTGATATTATGTACACAAGGCAGTCAGTAAGGCACTATGATGGAAAAGTAGTGGAAGATCGGGATCCAATGGGGCGTCAGCACTTCTGGTTTACTGTTACTCCTTTAGAAGCAACGGAAGAGGGAACAGACAGGTGGGCCGTAGAAAATAACTATGTAAGCATTACCCCTCTACGGATTGACTTGACGGATGGCCGCAAGCTTGAGAATATGAAGAAATATCATAAAATAGATGTTTGTTAA
- a CDS encoding glycoside hydrolase family 5 protein, with product MRKPTNPLIYAAICLMATISLALLFHSCRKQEVAPREEEIIIPTNTPSVQRHGQLSVSGNKIIGEHGGYVQLQGMSLFWSQWSDGAPFYNKEIVKYLRDEWRCTVVRAAMAVEYGGYLTNPEREKEKVKTIIDAAIENDIYVIVDWHDHNAHDPTNTEAAKEFFAEIAQEYGHYPHIIYEPYNEPLDVSWSATCKPYFEEIIEVIRKYDKNNIIACGTPLWSQRVDQAAMDPLDDPNVAYVLHYYAGTHRNRVMQYARDALRLGVALMVTEYGTVNADGDGSVSEAWSQNWWTFMNENHISGCNWSITDKNEGSAALKRAPNPDGGGTVRPDPTGGWEDYQITESGHLVKAYLRSRNPVPEENTDKESED from the coding sequence ATGAGAAAGCCTACTAATCCACTTATATATGCAGCTATATGTCTTATGGCCACTATAAGTCTAGCTTTACTGTTCCATAGTTGCAGAAAGCAGGAAGTAGCTCCTCGAGAGGAAGAAATAATAATCCCCACCAACACGCCTTCCGTGCAGCGCCATGGGCAGTTAAGTGTAAGCGGGAATAAAATTATTGGAGAGCATGGAGGCTACGTACAGCTACAAGGAATGTCTCTGTTTTGGAGCCAATGGAGTGATGGTGCCCCTTTTTATAATAAAGAAATAGTAAAATACCTACGTGACGAATGGCGGTGTACAGTTGTACGTGCTGCAATGGCCGTGGAATATGGGGGCTATTTAACTAACCCTGAAAGGGAAAAAGAAAAAGTAAAAACAATAATAGACGCAGCTATAGAAAATGATATATATGTTATAGTTGACTGGCATGACCATAACGCCCATGACCCAACAAATACAGAAGCGGCTAAGGAATTTTTTGCCGAAATAGCGCAAGAATACGGTCATTACCCCCATATCATCTATGAACCATACAACGAACCTCTTGATGTCTCTTGGTCTGCAACTTGTAAACCATATTTTGAAGAAATTATTGAGGTAATAAGAAAATACGACAAAAACAACATCATCGCCTGTGGCACTCCATTGTGGTCACAAAGAGTAGACCAAGCAGCTATGGATCCATTAGACGACCCTAACGTTGCTTATGTTCTACATTATTATGCAGGCACCCATAGAAACAGGGTTATGCAGTATGCCAGGGATGCATTAAGACTTGGTGTTGCTCTTATGGTAACAGAATATGGTACAGTAAACGCCGATGGGGACGGAAGCGTTAGTGAGGCGTGGTCACAAAACTGGTGGACCTTCATGAACGAAAACCATATTTCAGGCTGCAACTGGTCTATAACTGATAAAAACGAAGGTTCTGCTGCACTAAAAAGAGCACCTAACCCAGATGGTGGAGGAACAGTAAGGCCTGACCCTACTGGAGGATGGGAAGATTATCAAATCACAGAATCAGGACACCTGGTTAAAGCGTACCTCCGCTCTAGAAACCCAGTTCCTGAGGAAAATACAGATAAGGAATCAGAAGATTAA
- a CDS encoding response regulator — translation MKEIMINDKLEQILIIDDDQAHNYVATRVIEKMKIADKVKTFANSKEALEYILKQCEELPSGLCPELIFIDFFMPAMDAEELMRRLQDANFSNWDKVVFIGMSAVVKQESQERLFELGVRETVEKPLSTEKVKDIYSRYFAKQIT, via the coding sequence ATGAAAGAGATTATGATTAATGATAAACTAGAGCAAATATTGATTATAGATGATGACCAAGCACATAATTATGTGGCTACACGGGTTATAGAAAAAATGAAGATTGCCGATAAGGTCAAAACCTTTGCGAATAGTAAAGAGGCTTTGGAGTATATATTAAAGCAGTGTGAGGAGCTGCCTTCCGGTCTCTGCCCAGAGTTGATTTTTATAGATTTTTTCATGCCAGCAATGGATGCAGAAGAATTGATGCGACGCCTGCAAGATGCTAACTTTAGCAACTGGGACAAAGTCGTATTTATTGGTATGTCTGCCGTTGTTAAACAAGAGTCTCAGGAGCGACTTTTTGAGTTGGGGGTTAGGGAAACCGTGGAAAAGCCTTTGTCTACAGAAAAAGTAAAGGATATTTATAGCAGGTATTTTGCAAAGCAAATAACTTAA